A region from the Aegilops tauschii subsp. strangulata cultivar AL8/78 chromosome 5, Aet v6.0, whole genome shotgun sequence genome encodes:
- the LOC141022589 gene encoding uncharacterized protein encodes MSAGRSQHTATSSIRRRQEAERAVAEERERAAVATAAAAARVSRLAAAELAAARAEVEAARAEVEAAAADASREATPDAKVLRGGSGSSNSSAPADDGADADRAKVAQERTTQWAAEHARAPGGGAHRDGGCNDQDRGLYEVRTVVRDVGPSAGWPNLTKTNYVEWSGIMKIRLQVRRMWEAVQDSNVDHQEDRRALDALIAAVPPEMQFSLSSKRTAKEAWDAIAAARIGSDRARKSTLQALRKGWESLGFKPGEDVDDFALRLNTLLHKLVKFGDATYTEERAVEKLFRCIPEKYKQMARSIESLLDLSTMTIEEAIGRLKVVDTDEPQPSSGPITTGVKLLLTREPWDATLGDRKKGEPSSTAGGRKLGKQRKTRRDSPGRAQGRAEGDAWGGAKDGAAGKPKPAQDNSCHNCGRFGHWANECRQPRQGQAHVAQAKEEETALFMAHASIELSSATPVAKALIHLDEPKAHALLGDGSGKDKTTGWCLDTGATHHMTGRREFFAELDSDARGSVKFGDACAVEIKGVGSVIFTTKTGEHRLLTGVYYIPALRNSIISLGQLDENGSRVLIEHGVLRIWDRQGRLLAKVPRGENRLYVLDVQVAQPVCLAVRPDDEAWQWHERFGHLHFEALKRLSAKEMVRGLPCLDHVEQFCDICVLTKQRRLPFPQQASFRAKEKLELVHGDLCGPVTPATRGGRRYFLLLVDDLSRYMWAMILGSKGEATDAIRRAQVGVEAESGRKLRVLRTDNGG; translated from the coding sequence ATGTCTGCAGGTCGCTCTCAGCACACGGCTACCTCGAGCATACGGCGCCGGCAGGAGGCCGAGCGCGCCGTGGCAGAGGAGCGTGAGCGAGCAGCTGTAGCAACAGCTGCTGCGGCAGCAAGGGTGTCGAGGCTGGCTGCAGCGGAGCTGGCAGCGGCCAGAGCGGAGGTAGAAGCAGCCAGGGCGGAGgtagaagcagcagcagcagacgCATCACGTGAGGCTACGCCGGATGCCAAGGTACTCCGCGGCGGCTCCGGCAGCTCCAACAGCTCCGCGCCTGCGGACGACGGCGCTGACGCAGACCGCGCCAAAGTGGCGCAAGAGCGGACGACGCAGTGGGCAGCCGAGCACGCCCGCGCTCCAGGTGGAGGTGCGCACCGCGACGGCGGCTGCAACGACCAGGACCGCGGCCTCTACGAGGTTCGGACTGTGGTCAGGGATGTTGGTCCCAGTGCTGGGTGGCCTAACCTCACTAAAACCAACTACGTCGAGTGGTCCGGGATCATGAAGATCAGGCTCCAGGTGCGGCGCATGTGGGAGGCAGTCCAGGACAGCAACGTCGACCATCAAGAGGACCGACGGGCGCTGGACGCCCTCATCGCCGCAGTCCCGCCCGAGATGCAGTTCTCGCTTTCCAGCAAGCGGACTGCCAAGGAAGCTTGGGACGCCATCGCCGCGGCACGCATCGGCAGCGACCGTGCTCGCAAGTCCACTCTGCAGGCACTTCGTAAGGGGTGGGAGAGCCTGGGTTTCAAGCCAGGTGAGGACGTTGATGACTTTGCTCTCCGTCTCAACACTCTGCTGCATAAGTTGGTGAAGTTTGGCGATGCCACCTACACCGAGGAGAGAGCTGTCGAGAAGCTTTTTCGGTGCATCCCCGAGAAGTACAAGCAGATGGCTCGGTCGATCGAGTCTTTGCTGGACCTCTCCACGATGACAATCGAGGAGGCGATAGGTCGCCTCAAGGTCGTCGACACTGACGAGCCACAGCCTTCCTCAGGGCCCATCACCACCGGCGTGAAGCTGCTCCTAACTCGGGAGCCGTGGGATGCCACCCTTGGTGACAGGAAGAAGGGGGAGCCTTCTTCCACGGCGGGCGGCCGCAAGCTTGGCAAGCAGCGTAAGACGCGAAGAGACTCCCCGGGCAGGGCACAAGGACGTGCCGAAGGTGACGCCTGGGGAGGCGCCAAGGACGGCGCCGCTGGCAAGCCCAAGCCGGCACAAGACAACAGTTGCCACAACTGTGGCCGGTTTGGCCATTGGGCCAATGAGTGTCGGCAACCACGACAAGGCCAGGCTCACGTCGCacaggcgaaggaggaggagacggCTCTATTCATGGCGCATGCAAGCATCGAGCTATCTTCAGCGACACCGGTCGCAAAAGCTCTCATCCACCTCGACGAGCCAAAAGCACACGCTCTTCTCGGCGATGGCTCCGGGAAGGACAAGACTACGGGGTGGTGCCTCGACACCGGCGCCACCCACCACATGACCGGTCGAAGGGAATTCTTCGCCGAGCTCGACTCCGATGCGCGAGGCTCCGTCAAGTTTGGGGATGCCTGCGCTGTGGAAATTAAGGGCGTCggctccgtcatcttcaccaccAAGACGGGAGAGCACCGGCTGCTCACCGGTGTCTACTACATCCCCGCGCTAAGGAACTCCATCATCAGCTTGGGACAGCTGGATGAGAACGGCTCACGCGTGCTGATTGAGCATGGGGTCCTACGCATCTGGGATCGCCAGGGTCGCCTTCTCGCCAAGGTACCGAGAGGTGAAAATCGACTTTACGTCCTTGATGTGCAGGTGGCACAACCGGTCTGTCTCGCTGTCCGTCCGGACGACGAGGCGTGGCAATGGCATGAGCGCTTTGGGCACCTTCATTTTGAGGCCCTGAAGCGTCTAAGTGCCAAGGAGATGGTACGAGGCCTGCCATGCCTCGACCATGTGGAGCAGTTCTGCGACATCTGCGTACTGACGAAGCAGAGACGACTCCCCTTTCCCCAACAGGCGAGTTTTCGGGCCAAGGAGAAGCTGGAGCTCGTGCACGGAGACTTGTGCGGCCCGGTGACGCCAGCCACACGAGGAGGTCGACGCTACTTCCTGCTGCTCGTCGACGATCTCTCTCGCTACATGTGGGCGATGATTCTCGGCAGCAAGGGAGAAGCGACGGACGCCATCAGGCGCGCGCAGGTTGGTGTGGAGGCGGAGAGCGGCCGCAAATTGCGCGTGTTGCGCACTGACAACGGTGGCTGA